In a genomic window of Pedobacter sp. KBS0701:
- a CDS encoding TenA family protein — protein sequence MKWSDDAWERVKPIYNKILTMPFNKELSNGTLPKEKFIFYLVQDAYYLLEFGRTLSTISGRMQDADLVMAFAGFSTGAIFAERSLHESYFVEFGLASQVQPTPSTLLYTNYILSQAAYANVEIAVAAVLPCFWIYKAVGDHIFAQQTNDQNPYKRWIDMYAGIEFAAAVEKAIDITNQLAAQANAATQQKMLDAFEMATRLEWMFWDSAYELEKWKI from the coding sequence ATGAAGTGGAGCGACGATGCCTGGGAACGGGTTAAACCCATTTATAATAAAATTTTAACCATGCCCTTTAATAAGGAGCTGAGCAATGGTACCTTACCGAAAGAAAAATTTATCTTCTATTTAGTACAGGATGCCTATTACCTTTTAGAATTTGGGCGGACGCTAAGCACTATTAGCGGGCGTATGCAAGATGCAGATTTGGTAATGGCTTTTGCCGGATTTTCTACAGGCGCTATATTTGCCGAGCGGAGTTTGCACGAAAGTTACTTTGTAGAATTTGGTTTAGCAAGCCAGGTGCAACCCACTCCATCTACACTCTTGTACACCAATTATATTCTTAGTCAGGCTGCGTACGCCAATGTAGAAATAGCAGTAGCGGCTGTTTTGCCCTGCTTTTGGATTTATAAAGCGGTGGGCGATCATATTTTCGCTCAACAGACCAATGATCAAAATCCCTATAAGAGATGGATTGATATGTATGCAGGAATCGAATTTGCTGCAGCAGTTGAAAAAGCAATTGATATTACAAATCAACTGGCAGCACAGGCCAATGCCGCAACTCAACAAAAAATGCTGGATGCTTTCGAAATGGCAACCCGTTTAGAATGGATGTTCTGGGATAGTGCTTATGAATTGGAAAAATGGAAAATCTAA
- a CDS encoding VOC family protein — translation MLTEINPKLPMRDKEITRDFYVNKLGFKDIGVDNFKDYLMVQKDHVQIHFFLFETLDPKENYGQVYIRTDDIEGLYKWMQDTKQSIHPNGHLQTKPWGQKEFAMLDPDSNLLTFGQSV, via the coding sequence ATGCTAACAGAAATCAATCCGAAACTTCCAATGCGTGATAAAGAAATCACCAGAGATTTTTATGTGAATAAATTAGGCTTTAAAGACATTGGGGTAGATAATTTTAAGGATTACCTTATGGTGCAAAAAGATCATGTTCAGATTCACTTTTTTTTATTCGAAACACTCGATCCGAAAGAAAACTACGGACAAGTTTATATCCGTACAGATGATATAGAGGGTTTATACAAATGGATGCAGGATACTAAACAAAGCATTCATCCGAATGGGCATTTGCAAACAAAACCATGGGGACAAAAGGAATTTGCCATGCTCGATCCGGATAGTAATTTACTCACTTTTGGGCAATCGGTTTAA
- the thiD gene encoding bifunctional hydroxymethylpyrimidine kinase/phosphomethylpyrimidine kinase, which yields MDYIQVLTIAGSDSGGGAGIQADLKTFSALGCFGTSVITAVTAQNTLGVRSVHGIPAAMIKDQLQAVLDDIAPVAIKIGMINRAEVVQVIEKELKAYQQSVPVILDPVMVATSGHRLIEPDTVNQLVEKLFPIVSLVTPNIDEAIILSEQKINNLDDMVAAGKKIIEKGAKAVLVKGGHLAGPIIYDVLISGTEIPVVLESAFIASKNLHGTGCTLSSAIAAEMAKGNNLLSAIKNAKNYISQALKAGSEVKTGEGNGPLNHFFEPLRLIIQ from the coding sequence ATGGATTACATTCAAGTATTAACAATTGCCGGCTCAGATAGTGGGGGTGGGGCTGGCATTCAGGCCGATTTGAAGACCTTTTCGGCCCTGGGCTGTTTTGGTACATCGGTAATTACAGCGGTAACTGCACAGAATACGCTAGGGGTGCGTTCAGTGCATGGTATTCCGGCTGCAATGATTAAAGATCAGTTACAGGCAGTATTGGATGATATAGCACCAGTGGCCATTAAAATTGGAATGATTAACCGTGCCGAAGTGGTACAGGTGATTGAAAAAGAACTAAAAGCTTACCAGCAATCTGTTCCTGTTATTTTAGATCCGGTAATGGTCGCTACCAGCGGTCACCGCTTAATCGAACCCGATACCGTTAACCAATTAGTAGAAAAATTGTTCCCTATCGTTAGTTTGGTTACACCAAATATAGATGAGGCCATAATCCTTTCGGAACAAAAAATCAATAACCTCGATGATATGGTTGCGGCAGGGAAGAAAATCATCGAAAAAGGCGCAAAAGCAGTTTTAGTTAAAGGTGGTCATTTGGCTGGGCCGATTATTTACGATGTGCTCATTTCTGGTACTGAAATTCCGGTGGTTTTAGAAAGTGCCTTTATTGCTTCTAAAAATCTACATGGAACGGGTTGTACACTTTCATCGGCTATAGCTGCCGAAATGGCGAAAGGCAACAATTTATTATCCGCAATTAAAAATGCAAAAAACTACATCAGCCAGGCCTTAAAAGCTGGTAGCGAAGTAAAAACAGGTGAAGGTAATGGGCCGCTAAACCACTTTTTCGAACCTTTAAGATTAATTATCCAATGA
- a CDS encoding DUF2306 domain-containing protein → MVKKGLWILFASFALLIGLYPMIYFLIDRKFGLLKSKSVELLSNTFWNLGFYTHIILGGIALLIGWTQFSPKMRNRRMALHRKLGKVYVVSVLLSALAGIYIGFFATGGWVSSAGFICLGVVWFYTTLKAYLYIKHGEIEKHQKMMVYSYAACFAAVTLRIWLPILTMAYGDFSKAYLVVAWLCWIPNLIVAYLITRKTANQ, encoded by the coding sequence ATGGTAAAAAAAGGATTATGGATTTTATTTGCAAGCTTCGCATTGCTGATTGGACTTTATCCAATGATTTACTTTTTGATCGATAGAAAATTTGGATTGTTAAAATCAAAGTCGGTTGAGTTGTTGAGTAATACTTTCTGGAACCTTGGTTTTTATACGCATATCATTTTGGGGGGAATCGCTTTATTAATAGGTTGGACACAGTTTAGTCCGAAAATGAGAAACAGGCGAATGGCATTACACCGAAAACTGGGTAAGGTTTATGTGGTTTCCGTGCTGCTTAGCGCATTAGCAGGTATTTATATAGGCTTTTTTGCAACAGGTGGATGGGTTTCTTCTGCAGGATTTATTTGTTTAGGCGTCGTTTGGTTTTACACCACATTAAAAGCTTATTTATACATTAAACACGGAGAAATTGAAAAACATCAAAAAATGATGGTTTATAGTTATGCGGCTTGTTTTGCTGCGGTAACATTAAGGATTTGGTTACCAATTTTGACCATGGCTTATGGTGATTTTTCAAAAGCCTACCTGGTTGTTGCCTGGTTATGCTGGATTCCAAATTTGATTGTTGCCTATTTAATCACTAGAAAAACCGCTAATCAATAA
- a CDS encoding Crp/Fnr family transcriptional regulator: protein MMSAQEILFSVGSFSFQDLLLFEEKIVRKSFEKNDMLLRQGEICQSVYFILSGSFVQFQSDYETETIIDLHLPEEWMFNHPSLIKQMPSSTMIKAFEDAKVIELSLINLHELIARSQSFLNLGRIFDQANHRTYLFDNALSPVQKYNYIKNAKPLIVQVFPVKMIASYLKIAPETLSRVRANY, encoded by the coding sequence ATGATGTCAGCTCAGGAAATTTTATTCAGTGTCGGATCATTTTCATTTCAAGATCTGCTTCTTTTTGAAGAAAAGATAGTGCGAAAATCATTTGAGAAAAATGATATGCTATTGCGTCAAGGTGAGATTTGCCAATCTGTCTATTTCATCCTATCCGGATCTTTTGTTCAATTTCAGTCTGACTATGAAACTGAAACAATCATCGATCTGCACCTGCCCGAAGAATGGATGTTTAATCACCCGAGTTTGATTAAGCAAATGCCATCAAGCACTATGATTAAAGCATTTGAGGATGCAAAGGTAATTGAATTGAGTTTAATTAACCTGCATGAGCTAATTGCAAGGTCGCAGTCTTTCTTAAACCTGGGAAGAATTTTTGATCAGGCTAATCACCGGACTTACCTTTTCGACAATGCATTAAGCCCTGTCCAAAAATATAATTATATTAAAAATGCAAAGCCGCTCATTGTCCAGGTTTTTCCAGTTAAAATGATCGCTTCATATCTTAAAATAGCGCCCGAAACCCTAAGTAGGGTTAGAGCTAACTATTGA
- the lpdA gene encoding dihydrolipoyl dehydrogenase: MQYDVVVIGSGPGGYVGAIRCAQLGLKTAVVEKYKTFGGTCLNVGCIPSKALLDSSEHFHNAAHTFTTHGIDLKSLKVNMPQMIARKDDVVAQNTAGITYLFKKNKIDSYEGVGSFVDKNTVLITKTDGSTETLTAKNVIIATGSKPTSLPFLPVDKKRIITSTEALNIKEVPKSMVVIGGGVIGLELGSVYARLGTKVSVIEFLPSIIATMDASLGKELQRVLKKNLGMEFFMNHKVTGATNNGKTVTVTAENAKGEAVNFDADYCIVAVGRTAYTEGLGLDKIGITIEERGKKVPVNEHLETSVRGVYAIGDVITGAMLAHKAEDEGTYVAETIAGQKPHINYNLIPGVVYTWPEVASVGLTEEQLKEKGTKYKAGSFPFKASGRAKASMDTDGFIKVLADAATDEVLGVHMIGPRAADMIAEAVIAMEFRASAEDIARTCHAHPTYTEALKEAALAATDNRAIHI; this comes from the coding sequence ATGCAATACGATGTCGTTGTTATCGGTTCAGGGCCGGGCGGTTATGTAGGCGCAATCCGTTGTGCTCAGTTAGGTTTAAAAACTGCAGTAGTAGAAAAATATAAAACTTTTGGAGGTACTTGCTTAAACGTTGGTTGTATCCCATCTAAAGCCTTGTTAGATTCATCAGAGCATTTTCATAATGCTGCTCATACTTTTACTACTCACGGTATCGATTTAAAAAGCCTTAAAGTAAATATGCCGCAGATGATCGCCCGTAAAGACGATGTTGTTGCACAAAATACGGCTGGTATTACTTATTTGTTCAAGAAAAATAAAATCGATTCTTACGAAGGCGTTGGTTCATTTGTAGATAAAAACACAGTTTTAATCACAAAAACTGATGGTTCTACGGAAACCTTAACCGCTAAAAATGTAATCATTGCTACGGGTTCTAAACCTACATCCTTGCCATTTTTGCCAGTTGATAAAAAACGCATCATTACTTCAACAGAGGCTTTAAATATTAAAGAAGTTCCAAAGTCGATGGTTGTAATTGGTGGCGGAGTTATTGGTTTGGAGTTAGGTTCTGTTTATGCCCGTTTAGGTACAAAAGTTTCAGTAATTGAGTTTTTGCCATCCATCATTGCGACAATGGATGCAAGTTTAGGTAAAGAACTTCAACGCGTATTGAAGAAAAACCTGGGCATGGAATTCTTTATGAATCATAAAGTTACCGGCGCTACAAATAATGGTAAAACTGTAACCGTTACTGCAGAAAACGCGAAGGGTGAAGCCGTAAATTTCGACGCTGATTATTGCATCGTGGCGGTTGGCCGTACGGCTTATACAGAAGGTTTAGGTTTGGATAAAATCGGAATCACAATAGAAGAAAGAGGTAAAAAAGTCCCTGTTAATGAACATTTAGAAACTTCGGTTCGTGGTGTTTACGCCATTGGCGATGTAATTACGGGTGCCATGTTGGCGCATAAAGCCGAAGATGAAGGTACTTATGTTGCAGAAACCATCGCCGGACAAAAACCACACATTAACTATAACCTAATTCCGGGTGTGGTTTACACCTGGCCGGAAGTTGCATCTGTTGGTTTAACAGAAGAGCAGTTAAAAGAAAAAGGAACAAAATATAAAGCAGGTTCGTTTCCGTTCAAAGCCAGCGGACGTGCAAAAGCAAGTATGGATACCGATGGTTTCATTAAAGTTCTGGCTGATGCTGCAACTGATGAGGTTTTAGGTGTACACATGATTGGTCCGCGTGCTGCGGATATGATTGCTGAGGCGGTTATTGCTATGGAATTCCGCGCATCTGCTGAAGATATCGCCCGTACCTGCCATGCACATCCAACTTATACTGAAGCGCTAAAAGAAGCGGCACTTGCTGCAACTGATAACAGAGCAATACATATTTAA
- a CDS encoding HAD family phosphatase has protein sequence MSKIKALLFDLDGTLIDSEKFHFDCWNKFLCEYEVTLDFKDWLTNYAGIPLPKNAKTIIDRYKIDEDLASFIDRREKITFDGFRTTDIELMPYALEFVQFAYEKGLTLAVVTASPKIDVEAVFERNGLAKYFSLFITRTDVSKSKPDPESYNLCVERLGIAKEECIVFEDTLNGVKSALAAGITCYAIQNNVRAHQKLKIADELFLSFANAKEFMLQKELI, from the coding sequence ATGAGTAAAATAAAAGCATTGCTTTTCGATTTAGACGGTACATTAATTGATTCGGAGAAGTTTCATTTCGATTGTTGGAATAAGTTTTTGTGTGAATACGAAGTTACGCTGGATTTTAAGGATTGGTTAACAAATTACGCTGGAATCCCCTTGCCTAAAAATGCAAAAACCATTATAGACCGCTATAAAATTGATGAAGATTTAGCCAGCTTCATTGACAGAAGAGAAAAGATAACTTTTGATGGTTTTAGAACGACCGATATTGAGTTGATGCCTTATGCCTTAGAATTTGTGCAGTTTGCTTACGAAAAGGGACTTACACTTGCGGTAGTTACAGCCAGTCCTAAAATTGATGTTGAAGCTGTTTTTGAACGCAATGGTTTGGCCAAATATTTCAGCTTGTTTATCACCCGGACCGATGTAAGCAAATCAAAACCCGATCCAGAAAGTTATAACCTCTGCGTGGAGCGGTTGGGGATAGCGAAAGAAGAATGCATCGTTTTTGAAGACACCTTGAATGGTGTTAAATCGGCCTTAGCTGCCGGTATTACCTGTTACGCCATACAAAATAATGTGCGTGCACATCAAAAACTGAAAATCGCTGATGAGCTGTTCCTTAGTTTTGCCAATGCCAAAGAATTTATGCTGCAAAAGGAATTGATTTAG
- a CDS encoding MFS transporter: MEESTQEQEILNRQEDKPVLAQSSPKQVRLAISAFYFMQGVCFASWASRIPTFKASMGLNDAELGSILFALPAGQIITMFFSAKLTTHFGSKKMLRATAPLYAIALTFLALATTGWQLAAFLVLFGITGNLCNIALNTQGVAGENYYGKPIMSSFHGAWSIGNLTGALIALGLVNLKLGMYTHFWIIALISLTNVTLNWKKLLNYNKPDTVIEKTKFFTMPQGILVLLGVIAFCSMATEGTMFDWSAIYFEDVVKLPHNRAIIGYASFMFMMASGRFLGVYLIGKFGRKNLLQISGAIISIGMALAVIFPNLIVAIFGFMLIGLGVSSIVPMVYSIAGNNKKVPAGKAITMVSSIGYFAFLFGPPLIGYVSQLSSLRYSFGIISVFGLLITFLVTKIKEIN, translated from the coding sequence TTGGAAGAAAGCACGCAAGAACAGGAAATTTTAAATAGACAAGAAGATAAACCTGTATTAGCACAAAGCTCTCCAAAACAAGTACGTTTAGCCATATCTGCCTTTTACTTTATGCAAGGGGTCTGTTTTGCAAGTTGGGCCAGTAGGATTCCAACTTTTAAAGCTTCAATGGGTTTAAATGATGCAGAACTAGGCTCTATTCTTTTTGCATTACCTGCAGGACAGATCATTACCATGTTTTTTTCTGCAAAACTGACCACACATTTCGGTAGTAAAAAAATGCTCAGGGCAACTGCGCCATTATATGCAATTGCCTTAACTTTTTTAGCACTAGCCACTACTGGTTGGCAACTGGCTGCTTTTTTGGTTTTATTCGGCATAACAGGTAATCTTTGTAACATCGCCTTAAATACACAGGGTGTTGCCGGCGAAAACTATTACGGCAAACCTATTATGAGTTCTTTTCATGGCGCCTGGAGTATCGGTAATTTAACCGGTGCATTAATTGCGCTCGGTTTGGTTAACTTAAAATTAGGCATGTATACCCATTTTTGGATTATTGCCCTAATATCTTTAACCAATGTAACCCTTAACTGGAAAAAGTTGCTGAACTATAATAAACCAGATACCGTAATTGAGAAGACAAAGTTTTTTACCATGCCACAAGGTATTTTAGTGTTATTGGGTGTTATCGCATTTTGTAGTATGGCTACGGAAGGTACAATGTTCGATTGGAGCGCTATTTATTTTGAAGATGTGGTGAAGTTACCTCATAATAGGGCGATTATTGGTTATGCATCGTTTATGTTTATGATGGCAAGTGGAAGGTTTTTGGGCGTATACTTGATCGGTAAATTTGGGCGGAAAAACCTGTTGCAGATCAGTGGTGCCATTATATCGATAGGTATGGCACTTGCCGTAATATTCCCGAATCTGATTGTTGCCATTTTTGGCTTTATGCTTATTGGCTTGGGCGTTTCGAGTATTGTACCGATGGTATATAGCATAGCGGGTAATAACAAAAAAGTGCCTGCTGGTAAAGCCATAACCATGGTTTCGAGTATCGGTTATTTTGCTTTTTTGTTTGGTCCGCCCTTAATTGGTTATGTTTCGCAATTATCGAGCTTGCGTTATTCTTTTGGAATCATTTCCGTTTTTGGCCTGCTGATTACTTTTCTGGTTACGAAAATAAAGGAGATAAATTAG
- a CDS encoding choice-of-anchor I family protein: MNCKKLFGAIFIASLAFAACKKDSTDDPIVDPPVEAVVPEKIDSFKETAFIDLGGEFASEISAYDPLTKKLFVVSNDGGAKVDVVDMSKYPNVTKLQTLAYTANAGINSVAVNNGLLAIALDGADKQGNGDVLVLKTSDLSEVKKITVGAMPDMVTFSPDGNYILSANEGEPNASYTVDPVGSISVINIKDNYVVKTFNFAGLESEKSSLIANGFRIYGPNASFAQDIEPEYITVSADSKKAYVTLQENNGVAEVDIVAGKINKIIPLGTRDFSIAENAVDFTVKDDKPEFKTWQVKGFYLPDAISYFTANGNAYLALANEGDTRDWSKETSEEIEVGSSKLILDPVKFPNAATLKLNENLGKLIVAKNYGDTDGDGDYDELYSFSTRSFSIINANTGQLVANIGKELAQKVSDAGKYDPKRANKKGVEVEGIAVAEVNGQTLAFIGMERADAIAIYDVTNPAAPKFVQLFSTGDAPEGLMFVKPKDSPNGRSLLIVSNEGDGTVRFYQPDKI; this comes from the coding sequence ATGAACTGTAAAAAACTATTTGGTGCAATTTTTATTGCTTCGCTGGCATTTGCTGCCTGTAAAAAAGATTCAACTGATGATCCGATTGTAGATCCTCCGGTCGAAGCCGTTGTTCCAGAAAAAATAGACAGCTTTAAAGAAACTGCATTTATTGATTTAGGCGGTGAATTCGCTTCAGAAATTTCTGCTTACGATCCCTTAACCAAAAAATTGTTTGTAGTAAGCAATGATGGTGGTGCCAAGGTTGATGTTGTAGACATGAGCAAGTATCCAAATGTTACCAAATTACAAACCTTAGCCTATACAGCAAACGCTGGTATTAATAGTGTGGCAGTAAATAACGGTTTATTGGCAATCGCTTTAGATGGTGCAGATAAACAAGGTAATGGCGATGTTTTGGTGCTGAAAACATCAGATTTATCAGAAGTTAAAAAAATCACCGTAGGTGCTATGCCAGATATGGTAACTTTCAGTCCGGATGGAAATTATATTTTATCTGCAAACGAAGGCGAGCCAAATGCAAGCTATACTGTTGATCCCGTTGGAAGCATCTCGGTTATCAATATCAAAGATAATTATGTAGTTAAAACGTTTAATTTTGCTGGATTAGAATCAGAAAAATCAAGCCTAATTGCCAATGGATTTCGCATTTATGGCCCAAATGCAAGTTTTGCCCAAGATATAGAACCAGAGTACATCACCGTAAGTGCAGACTCTAAAAAAGCCTACGTTACCTTACAGGAAAACAATGGCGTAGCAGAAGTTGATATCGTTGCAGGCAAAATCAACAAAATCATCCCATTGGGCACTAGGGATTTCAGTATTGCAGAAAATGCCGTTGATTTTACAGTAAAAGATGATAAGCCAGAATTTAAAACATGGCAGGTTAAGGGTTTTTACCTGCCTGATGCCATATCTTATTTTACCGCAAACGGTAATGCTTACCTGGCCTTGGCCAATGAGGGCGATACACGTGATTGGTCGAAAGAAACATCCGAAGAAATAGAGGTGGGCAGCAGTAAACTGATCCTAGATCCTGTTAAATTCCCGAATGCGGCAACACTAAAGTTAAATGAAAATTTGGGTAAACTTATCGTTGCGAAAAATTATGGCGATACGGACGGCGATGGTGATTATGATGAACTGTATTCTTTTAGCACCCGCAGTTTCAGCATTATTAATGCCAATACTGGTCAGTTAGTGGCCAATATAGGCAAAGAACTGGCGCAAAAAGTGTCGGATGCCGGAAAATATGACCCCAAAAGAGCAAATAAAAAAGGGGTTGAGGTTGAAGGGATCGCCGTGGCTGAAGTAAACGGGCAAACTTTAGCTTTTATTGGCATGGAACGTGCAGATGCAATTGCTATTTATGATGTAACCAATCCGGCAGCACCAAAATTTGTTCAGTTATTCTCTACCGGCGATGCACCGGAAGGTTTGATGTTTGTTAAACCAAAAGATAGCCCGAATGGCAGAAGTTTATTAATTGTTTCAAATGAAGGAGATGGTACCGTTCGGTTTTATCAACCCGATAAGATATAA